The Bacillota bacterium region GGCGGGTGCTGGGGCCGGTGGACAGGTTCACCGAGCCGGGGGTAACGGTGGCCATCCTCCAGGCCCTGCTCAAGGGGGACCGCACGGACCTGGTGGTGCAGAAAGCCACCGAACTGGGGGTCAGCTACATCTTCCCCGTTATCACCGCCCGAACGGTGGTGCGCCCCTCCGCATCCCCAGGGAAATTGCAGAGGTGGGAGAAGATCGCCCGCGAGGCTGCCGAACAGTCACTGCGCACCCGGGTGCCGGCCATCTTTCCTCCCCAGAATCTGGAGCAGGCCCTGGAGCAGGCCCGTCAGTTGTTGCCGGGGGCTACTCTTGTCGTCCTCTGGGAAGAAGAGCGGAAGGTGGGTTTGTGCGATGTGCTGGCGGGCGACGGTAAGGAAATCATATTGCTGATGGGACCCGAGGGAGGCCTGACGGCGGACGAGGTGGCCGGGGTGCTGGCACTGGGTGGCAGGTCGGCCAGCCTGGGTACCCGCATCCTGCGTTCGGAGACGGCGGCGCTCGCTGCCCTCACCCTGGTGCTGGCGTCCCGGGGCGAGATCGGCCGCGCCCCCGGGGGGTGGAGACCGGGGTGTGTTTCGTCTTGAGCGAGGGCGGGCCGCG contains the following coding sequences:
- a CDS encoding RsmE family RNA methyltransferase, which encodes MGARERSLEQLNPCPHARFTVEAGAIRGDEVLFGQEAAWQMARVLRLGPGQVVGVMVEGRELAVRLEEVGPRQSRGRVLGPVDRFTEPGVTVAILQALLKGDRTDLVVQKATELGVSYIFPVITARTVVRPSASPGKLQRWEKIAREAAEQSLRTRVPAIFPPQNLEQALEQARQLLPGATLVVLWEEERKVGLCDVLAGDGKEIILLMGPEGGLTADEVAGVLALGGRSASLGTRILRSETAALAALTLVLASRGEIGRAPGGWRPGCVSS